The Epinephelus lanceolatus isolate andai-2023 chromosome 19, ASM4190304v1, whole genome shotgun sequence DNA segment atctgactgtatctgattaTACCTGATTCTATCTGAttatatctgactgtatctgattctatctgattatatctgactgtatctgattgATTCTATCTGAttatatctgactgtatctgattctatctgattatatctgactgtatctgattaTACCTGATTCTATCTGAttatatctgactgtatctgattcTATCTGATTCTATCTGAttatatctgactgtatctgattcTATCTGATTATAATTGATTAaatctgactgtatctgattctatctgactgtatctgattctatctgactgtatctgattgTATCTGATTATACCTGATTATATCTGATTATATCCGAGTGTATCTGATTATACCTGAttatatctgactgtatctgattatatctgattatatctgagtgtatctgattatatctgactgtatctgattatatctgactgtatctgattatatctgattatatctgactgtatctgattaTATCTGATTATACCTGATTATATCTGAttatatctgactgtatctgattatatctgactgtatctgactgtatctgattaTATCTGATCATATCTGAttatatctgactgtatctgattatatctgattatatctgactgtatctgattaTATCTGGTTATATCTGATTATACCTGATTATATCTGAGTGTATCTGAttatatctgactgtatctgattatacctgattatatctgactgtatctgattatatctgactgtatctgactatATCGGATTATATCTGACTATATCTGATTATACCTGATTCTGAGtatatctgactgtatctgattaTACATGATTATATCTGAttatatctgactgtatctgattaTACCTGATTCTGAttatatctgactgtatctgattaTATCTGACTGTATGTGATTATATCTGGTTATGTCTGATTATACCTGAttatatctgactgtatctgattaTATCTGATTATATCTGACTATATCTGAATATATCTAACTTTATCTGAAtatatctgactgtatctgattcTATCTGATTCTATCTGAttatatctgactgtatctgaatatatctgattatatctgaatatatctgactgtatctgattaTATCTGAATATATCTAACTTTATCTGAAtatatctgactgtatctgattaTATCTGAATATATCTGACTGTATGTGAttatatctgactgtatctgaatATATCTAACTTTATTTGAATATATCTGACTGTAGTaggtgtgttaaaaattacattctgtTGGGATAAAAGACTGGACCTGATTATACCTGAttatatctgactgtatctgaatATATCTAACTTTATTTGAAtatatctgactgtatctgattaTATCTGATTCTATCTGAttatatctgactgtatctgaatATATCTAACTTTATCTGAAtatatctgactgtatctgattaTATCTGACTGTTTCTGATTATACCTCATTATATCTGATCATATCTGATCATATCTGATTATATCTGATCATATCTGAttatatctgactgtatctgaatatatctgactgtatctgattatatctgactgtatctgaatATATCTAACTTTATTTGAAtatatctgactgtatctgattaTATCTGATTCTATCTGAttatatctgactgtatctgattaTATCTGATTCTATCTGAttatatctgactgtatctgaatATATCTAACTTTATCTGAAtatatctgactgtatctgattaTATCTGACTGTTTCTGATTATACCTGAttatatctgactgtatctgatcATATCTGATTATATCTGATCATATCTGAttatatctgactgtatctgaatatatctgactgtatctgattatatctgactgtatctgaatATATCTAACTttatctgactgtatctgattatatatatctttttctgattatatctgactgtatctgattatatctgactgtatctgaatATATCTGATTCTATCTGAttatatctgactgtatcttAGCAGATACAGATCTTAACttagcagatcaggagccagagccttcagctatcaggctcctctcctgtggaatcatcttcctgttacagtccgggaggcagacaccgtctccacatttaagactagacttaagactttcctctttgataaagcttatagttagggctggctcaggcttgccctgtaccagcccctagttaggctgacttaggcctagtctgccggaggaccccctataatacaccgggcaccttctctctctctctctctctctctctctctctgtctctctctctctctctctctcactctcatcctattactgcatcttgctaactcggccattctggatgtcactaactcggcttcttctccggagcctttgtgctccactgtctctcagattaactcatatcacagcggtgcctggacagcgtgacgtgtgtggttgtgctgctgccgtggtcctgccagatgcctcctgctgctgctgccatcattagtcattagtcatacttctactgttattatacacatatgactattgtcacacaagtatactgtcagatattaatacatactttcaacatattgtaccacagtagccagaactataactataatattattactttcattaatgttgttgtaagctactgtcattacctgcatctctctctctctctctctctctctctctctctctgtctcattgtgtcatatggattactgttaatttattatgctgatctgttctgtacgacatctattgcacgtctgtccgtcctggaagagggatccctcctcagttgctcttcctgaggtttctaccgtttttttttccccgttaaagggttttttggggagtttttcctgatccgctgtgagggtcataaggacagagggatgtcgtatgctgtaaagccctgtgaggcaaattgtgatttgtgatatcgggctttataaataaaattgaattgaattgaatctgaATATATCTAACTTTATCTGAAtatatctgactgtatctgattaTATCTGACTGTTTCTGATTATACCTGAttatatctgactgtatctgatcATATCTGATTATATCTGATCATATCTGAttatatctgactgtatctgaatatatctgactgtatctgattatatctgactgtatctgaatATATCTAACTttatctgactgtatctgattatatatatatctttttctgattatatctgactgtatctgattatatctgatggtatctgactgtatctgattaTATCTGACTTTGTCTGACTGTATCTGAATATATCTAACTttatctgactgtatctgaatATATCTAACTTTATCTGAAtatatctgactgtatctgattaTATCTGACTGTTTCTGATTATACCTGAttatatctgactgtatctgaatatatctgactgtatctgattatatctgactgtatctgaatATATCTAACTttatctgactgtatctgattaTATATATCTTTTTCTGATTATATCTGATGGTATCTGAATATGTTTGACTGTATCTGATTATATCTGACTTTgtctgactgtatctgattaTATCTGACTTTATCTTACTGTATCTGAATATATCTGAATATATCTAACTttatctgactgtatctgactttatctgactgtatctgaatatatctgaatatatctaactttatctgactgtatctgattaTATCCATGGGTGCATATCCCGGGGGggattctgaaaaacacaaattgtccccccaattctaaatagcttaaatgattgaaattgaacaaatgtatacagtagtcctatatactgggagaaagggaagatgatgaggagaaatgggaatccATGAGAGGCAagagatgagaacgtgagtggacataacatgcctgagaccctgaaactagaagtagcattaactaacagcgaaggagggtgatggctggttccatgtactactggctgtttaagagaaataaacagtaaagataagcatatgattctctttgtagtgctttttgaatgacttggtgatggtgatgagcctctatgaaatcgtgaaatatgctggcaatctcaagcgctctgtgggcatgatttgcacgcgtgcaattaaaaaaaaaaaatcacaactgattgtgtccccccccaaatttgtcatcagatctgcacccatgattgtatctgactgtatctgaatATATCTAACTttatctgactgtatctgattatatatatctttttctgattatatctgactgtatctgattaTATCTGAAGGTATCTGAAtatatctgactgtatctgattaTATCTGACGGTATCTGAATAtgtctgactgtatctgactgatgtttaatgaaagctgttatCTTGTATAACATATGAAGTGTACAGTCAGACAGTGCATTGAGTCTCTGTTGCTGTGGTGACAGGTCAGACTGATGTGATTCTGATTTACAGATGAATTCATGAGGACAAATTTCAGATAAGCAgtgaaacattttaataaattatagctgctgcgcagcggtgggtcgggtccgggcatttttaggcaattctgagcaacaagcagaagaattggaagacatttaggaatttagcaacacaatctgccttttacatcagctgaggcttgaactcacaacctctgagactaagactcaatttctatctcactgagctaattagtcagtgacaattcatgtgtagcttcacaaactgactaagccagacgtgcaggtttagcagccgtccatgcatggaaaagcagatttcaaaccactgtaaaaaattcagttatcaaaacaaaaatctgaaaatacacttattgcatctagacagcatggagatgttggtaatttgtttgtaacaatgattgatttgctccataagcgaaaaactgatttttaactagttgagctatgtgcaaagtgagaagcctcagatggtttcacactgaagtattgacactggatctttgtgcaaagtttggtttattttcaagcatgagaaggcagattttctgtcagaaaaaagacttgaagatgctgcacagtgatcagtcacactcaggcaattttaagcaataagctggagcacaagaagatgattacattacaatgtggattctgcaccagttgaggcttgaatccgcaacctctggaacctaagacggtcatctaccgctctgagctaattggcaagtagcaactcaacagtggcttcacaaattgagtaagccattcactgttgtgtaggaaagcagccatacatgcatggaaaggcagatttgaaaccactgtaaaaaattcagttattaagacaaaaatctgaaaatacacatattgcatctagacagcatggagatgttggtaatttgtttgtaacaatgattgatttgctccataagcgaaaaactgatgtttaaaattgccatttttacattgactccaattgttcacattagagcaaaattcaaaatgctgtcaaaaattcagtttgagataaaattctgaaatttgccacacatcatctaccatgactctagaattttatcatttttttcatgaacattgaagatttatttagcaagaatttgcatgtatatgtttacagtaccgtttacagtcaaacattttgatgcactgtaggctcaattttcaataaaaattgtgggaggagataggtttaagaagttttacagtttttgaaaaaaaaaaacagagtgatgaacttcataatttttagtaggtttaaatgtaccaaAGTTTCTTccgtattggggctacagtttgatgaaagttgtgaagttgtagcacgtatggttgatttgttatgaattttcaaagttttgaactttagacgcttgctgtagcgccaccaccaggactattggcttgagtttacagctgaggatatctggcatgagactggacctttgtgcaaagtttggtgagttttcacccatgggaagtatgatttcctcggaagaaaaagaagaagaatacctaggattacaatagtgtctggaagcttagctgcccggaccctaattaCTCCGtcataatgaaaacaaactgatgacCGCTCAGAGGCTCAAATCCGACAAGAAGTCAGTGTTTCTGtcacttcctgtacggactgaaggctgctgggaaACTGTATGACGTCACCACAGCTTGGCGTCTCCGCCCTATGTCTCCGCCGGAAATAGGTTTTTGAGGGCAGTTCAAACACTTTATAAAGGAAGTAACAGCTCAATTAAGGTAACAAATGGTACAACGCCCAGGTTTAATATCAGTCGTGGAATCAGACAAGGATGCCCACTaagtccttttttgtttttgctggtcACACAGGTCATGGCAACACATATTAAAAGAAGCAACTTTCAGGGTATAAGGGCTTTAGGTAGAGAATTCAAATTGGCTCAATTAGCGGATGATACAACAATTTTTGTGTCCAATCAAAATGAACTTGACACAGCTGTGCAGTGCATCAGAGAGTTTTCTGAGGTTTCTGGATTGACAATGAACCTTAATAAATCTGTGCTGTTTCCCCTTAAACACTGTGATCTGTTAGAATTGAGTGATATTCCCATTAAACAAACTGTGACATATCTGGATGTAGTGCTTGACAAAAATGAGAACAGGCGCTCGGAGGTAAACTTTGAACCAATAACtcaacaaatacaaagaaaattCAATATGTGGTTAATGAGGGATCTATCCTCAAATGGTCGGACGCTGTTATCTAAAGCTGAAGGAATTTCAAGATCTGTATATTTGTCACTAGCACTAGAAATACCTGCAGTAGTCTCTAAGAAACTAGATCAAATCTCATTCAACTTTATCTGGAAGAATATTTTGTGTAACGCCAAGAGGGATGGTGGCTTGGATGTGTTAACCTTTGAAACATTAAATCGCTCTTTTAAGATTAACTGGTTAATCAACTTATGCAGACAGAAGAACAACTTCTGGAACTCTTTTGCCACACCTGTATTTAATTCATTAGGTGGAATACAGTTTATGTTGAAATGTAACTACAGAGTTGAAAAACTTTCTGCCAAACTTCCCAACTTTCACAAACAAGCTTTGCTGTCCTGGAAACTGATCTACAAACATAATTTCTCACCAACCAGGTATTATATTTGGAATAATGAAGACatcctttacaaaaacaaatcactgttttaTAAGGATTGGGTGGAGCATGGAATTTTATTAGTTGACCAACTTATCAATGATCAAGGTTTTTTACTTTCTTATGAAGAATTTTTGTTAAAATTTCACTTGCCACTCACGTTGAAGAAATATGCTGTGATTTTTGATGCACTACCACAGGGTGTGCTGCAGCTTCTTAAAGGGACTGaaagaaatgctgctgttgcagAAAATTAtaattgtgatatttttgtgggcgaaGTAGACATTACAAAAAAATCCTGCTCTAACACATATTTGAGAAGCTGCTTACAAGCAAGGATTCTGCCTAGAGGTCAAATTTACTGGACTGCACAATTTGGAGAGGTTAACTGGCATAAAGTGTGGCTGGTTGGTGACAAATTCTGTCTTAATAACAAGGTGAAAGAAGGTTCGTTTAAAATTTTACATCAAATCTACCctgcaaaaaaaacactagAAAGATTTAAACTGGACAttgaatatgtgtgtgatttCTGTGGATGAAACCATCTCTCACTTATTTTATCAGTGTACTTACAGTAGAACTTTTTGGAAAGATGTTCAACATTTTGTGCAAGAGAAAACAGGAAGGACGATCAGTTTCcaggaaaaacatatttttatttattttgatgaccAAGACaaagatttgtgttttttctgtcaGTTGATCTTGAGTTTGGGGAAATTTCACATCCATAAAAACAAATGGGTCAAATCTAAACCAAACATTGTACCCTTTCGACAAGAACTGCGCCGTTATGCTGCCACAATTAAGGACATTAGAAATAAGAAAGCCGCAAAAACATAATCTATTATGGAGAAATTTTGTGGAAGTGATCTGTAAAGGCCTCtggctgttttttgttgttgtttttacccTTGCTTTGTGTGTATCTCTGCACCCCATGTAGGTTTGTAAGTATCTATGAGTGTATGTCTGTATGTAAGGTTTTGTGTGTcgcacaataaaaaaaaaaaaaaaaaaagtttccgcccCCTGCAGCAGCCGCCCGAGCTCGTGCACCGTCAGTTCGCCTCAGCGTATTCACATAAGGAGgcttttgttctgaaaatcCCGTACAGGAAGCAGCTCCGCAACGTGACAGACCGGAAGTCCACGTCAGTGCTCAGACCAGCTCAGACAGTGAACCGGGACCGGAGCCGCTTCTCTCTAGAGCCGACCAAATGGCGGACGAGGCCACGCGCAGAGCCGTGTCACAGATCCCGCTGCTGAAGACGCACGCGGGGCCGCGGGACCGCGCGCTGTGGCCGCAGCGGCTGAAGGAGGAGTACCAGGCTCTGATCCAGTTCGTGGAGCAGAACAAGGCGGCGGACAACGACTGGTTCCGCCTCGAGAGCAACGCGGACGGCACGCGCTGGACCGGTACGTGCTGGTTCATCCACGAGCTACTGCGCTACGAGTTCCGGCTGGAGTTCGACATTCCGGTGACGTATCCGGACACCGCGCCCGAGGTGGCGGTACCGGAGCTGGACGGCAAGACCGCCAAGATGTACCGCGGCGGGAAGATCTGCTTGACCGAACACTTCGCGCCGCTGTGGGCGCGCAACGCGCCGCGCTTCGGCCTGGCGCACCTGATGGCGCTGGGACTCGGACCTTGGCTGGCCGTGGAGATACCGGACCTGATCAGCAAGGGACACGTGGTCCACAAGGAGGGGCAGCGCGAGGCGGCGGCGGAGTGACGTCTTCGGACGAACCCGGACATTGACTGAAAACTGTTTGATACAGGGTGACGTCACGTTCAcgtaaaatgataaataaatgaatgaggtTTGGTTGAGAGGTCACAAATACATCTGAAAtgattaacaacaacaacaataacaacacagtGTTTATCTCAGTCTGTTTTACAGTTAGAATGATAAATGAATGAGGTTTGGTTGAGAGGTCATTGACTGTAAATATGCTTCATAATAAATCAACAGTGTTTAACTAACTTTAATCTGATGAATTAATgaaggaggtgtggttgacaggtgatggtgtgacaggtgatggtgtgacaggtgatgatgtgacaggtgatgtgacaggtgatgatgtgacaggtgatggtcaatcaatcaatcaatcaatcaattttatttataaagcccaatgtcacaaatcacaatttgcctcacagggctttacagcatacgacatccctctgtccttatgaccctcacagctgatcaggaaaaactccccaaaaactctttaacgggggaaaaaaaacggtagaaacctcaggaagagcaactgaggagggatccctcttccaggacggacagacgtgcaatagatgtcgtacagaacagatcaacataataaattaacagtaatctgtatgacacaatgagacagagagagagagagagagagagacagagacagagagagagagagatgcaggacagacgataaTGACAGTAATAGGGCTGACCACCAGACTCAGTGTGCAGCGGAcaggtggaaaatgtcacatcagcatattattttacatcaataaaatcttttttatcatcatctggcaggaccacggcagcagcacagccacaCATGTCAtactatccaggcaccactgcaatacgagttaatctgagagacagtggagcacaaaggctccggagaagaagccgagttagtgatatgcagtaacaggacatgagagagagagagaaggagagaaggtgcccggtgtattatagggggtcccccggcggactaggcctaagtcagcctaactaggggctggtacagg contains these protein-coding regions:
- the ufc1 gene encoding ubiquitin-fold modifier-conjugating enzyme 1, yielding MADEATRRAVSQIPLLKTHAGPRDRALWPQRLKEEYQALIQFVEQNKAADNDWFRLESNADGTRWTGTCWFIHELLRYEFRLEFDIPVTYPDTAPEVAVPELDGKTAKMYRGGKICLTEHFAPLWARNAPRFGLAHLMALGLGPWLAVEIPDLISKGHVVHKEGQREAAAE